In Procambarus clarkii isolate CNS0578487 chromosome 6, FALCON_Pclarkii_2.0, whole genome shotgun sequence, one DNA window encodes the following:
- the LOC138354732 gene encoding serine/threonine-protein kinase PRP4 homolog, translating to MVKGELVENMVKGKRVEDMVKGELLEDMVKGELVTEVTEFGMRQETAIYSPDQGRQGTPISPKVRVDKEHQHLQRLRSTRNTNITKGQGRQETPISPKVKVDKEHQHHQRSRSPRNTNITKGQGRQGTPISPKVKVDKEHQHLQRSRSTRNTNITKVQGRQGTPISPKVKVDKERQYHQRSRSTRNTNISKGQGRQGTPTSPKVKVDKEHQHLQRSRSTRNTNISKGQGRQGTPTSPKVKVDKEHQHLQRSRSTRNTNISKGQGRQGTPTSPKVKVDKEHQHLQRSRSTRNTNISKGQGRQGTPTSPKVKVAKERQYLQRSRSTRNANITKGQGRQGTPTSPKVKVDKEHQHLQRSRSTRNTNISKGQGRQGTPTSPKVKVDKEHQHLQRSRSTRNTNISKGQGRQGTPTSPKVKVDKEHQHLQRSRSTRNTNISKGQGRQGTPTSPKVKVDKEHQHLQRSRSTRNTNISKGQGRQGTPTSPKVKVDKEHQHLQRSRSTRNTNISKGQGRQGTPTSPKVKVDKEHQHLQRSRSTRNTNITKGQGRQGTPTSPKVKIDKEHQHLQRSRSTRNTNISKGQGRQGTPTSPKVNYNSTGTIGQQAGHVLDLTAL from the exons ggtcaccgaGGTAACAGAATTTGGGATGCGCCAGGAGACTGCCATTTACTCCCCAG ATCAAGGTCGACAAGGAACACCAATATCACCAAAGGTCAGGGTCGACAAGGAACACCAACATCTCCAAAGGTTAAGGTCGACAaggaacaccaacatcaccaaaggTCAAGGTCGCCAAGAAACACCAATATCACCAAAGGTCAAGGTCGACAaggaacaccaacatcaccaaaggTCAAGGTCGCCAAGGAACACCAATATCACCAAAGGTCAAGGTCGACAAGGAACACCAATATCACCAAAGGTCAAGGTCGACAAGGAACACCAACATCTCCAAAGGTCAAGGTCGACAaggaacaccaacatcaccaaagtTCAAGGTCGCCAAGGAACGCCAATATCTCCAAAGGTCAAGGTCGACAAGGAACGCCAATATCACCAAAGGTCAAGGTCGACAAGGAACACCAACATCTCCAAAGGTCAAGGTCGACAAGGAACACCAACATCTCCAAAGGTCAAGGTCGACAAGGAACACCAACATCTCCAAAGGTCAAGGTCGACAAGGAACACCAACATCTCCAAAGGTCAAGGTCGACAAGGAACACCAACATCTCCAAAGGTCAAGGTCGACAAGGAACACCAACATCTCCAAAGGTCAAGGTCGACAAGGAACACCAACATCTCCAAAGGTCAAGGTCGACAAGGAACACCAACATCTCCAAAGGTCAAGGTCGACAAGGAACACCAACATCTCCAAAGGTCAAGGTCGACAAGGAACACCAACATCTCCAAAGGTCAAGGTCGACAaggaacaccaacatcaccaaaggTCAAGGTCGCCAAGGAACGCCAATATCTCCAAAGGTCAAGGTCGACAAGGAACGCCAATATCACCAAAGGTCAAGGTCGACAAGGAACACCAACATCTCCAAAGGTCAAGGTCGACAAGGAACACCAACATCTCCAAAGGTCAAGGTCGACAAGGAACACCAACATCTCCAAAGGTCAAGGTCGACAAGGAACACCAACATCTCCAAAGGTCAAGGTCGACAAGGAACACCAACATCTCCAAAGGTCAAGGTCGACAAGGAACACCAACATCTCCAAAGGTCAAGGTCGACAAGGAACACCAACATCTCCAAAGGTCAAGGTCGACAAGGAACACCAACATCTCCAAAGGTCAAGGTCGACAAGGAACACCAACATCTCCAAAGGTCAAGGTCGACAAGGAACACCAACATCTCCAAAGGTCAAGGTCGACAAGGAACACCAACATCTCCAAAGGTCAAGGTCGACAAGGAACACCAACATCTCCAAAGGTCAAGGTCGACAAGGAACACCAACATCTCCAAAGGTCAAGGTCGACAAGGAACACCAACATCTCCAAAGGTCAAGGTCGACAAGGAACACCAACATCTCCAAAGGTCAAGGTCGACAAGGAACACCAACATCTCCAAAGGTCAAGGTCGACAAGGAACACCAACATCTCCAAAGGTCAAGGTCGACAaggaacaccaacatcaccaaaggTCAAGGTCGACAAGGAACACCAACATCTCCAAAGGTCAAGATCGACAAGGAACACCAACATCTCCAAAGGTCAAGGTCGACAAGGAACACCAACATCTCCAAAGGTCAAGGTCGGCAAGGAACACCAACATCTCCAAAAGTCAATTATAACTCAACGGGGACAATAGGTCAGCAGGCGGGACATGTGTTAGACCTCACGGCCCTGTAG